A segment of the Symmachiella macrocystis genome:
ACAAATACGAGCCGACCAATTCTGGAAACTTCTTGCCACGATAAACCTGTCCGCCGGTGATCGACTTGCCGATGTCGTGATGGTATTCCCAAATCGGTTCGATCAAATCCTTGCGCGGCCCGACTCCGTTGGGGCCGAATTTGTGCTTCCCTTCACGAAGGTTCCAACCGTAGTTGCCCCCTTTGACGATGATGTCAATTTCTTCCCAAATGTCCTGCCCCACATCCGCCGCCCAGCACAGGCCGGTTTTACGGTCAAAAGACAACCGCCAAATGTTACGAACGCCGTAGGCATAAATCTCGGGACGCGCACCGGGGGTCTTCACGAACGGGTTGTCCTTGGGAATCGAGTAGTTCTTTCCGTTGGACTTGTGGTCGACATCAATCCGCAAGATCGATCCCAACCATGTCTTTAGGTTTTGTCCGTTCCCCATCGGATCATTACCGGCTCCGCCATCCCCAAGGGCAATGTACAAATAACCGTCCGGCCCAAAGGCGATTGTGCCGCCATTGTGATTCCAAAACGGTTGTGGAATGCGGAGGATTTCGACTTCCGTCTTGGGATCCACCTGCTGAGGATTGTCGGCGGAGACGGTGAACCGGGAGACGACCGAGGTGTGCGGAGCATCGGTCGTTGTGTAATACACGAATAGATGGCCGTTCTCTTTGTATTTGGGATGAAACGCAAAACCTAACAGGCCTTCTTCGTTTTGGTTGTCCTTGTAGACCACCTTGGACTCGATGTCGAGAAACGGGCTCGACTCGGTGGCGTCCTGATCGTTTTTGAAGACGCGAATCACCCCTTCTTGTTCGGCAACAAAAACGCGATCACTGCCGTCGCCGGCGTAGGTCATTACGATCGGACGCCGAAACTCCAAATCGATGAATGCCTGTGTCGCGCGGATGGCGAGCGGCGATTCATCAATTTCCGCCGCACGGCCGGTGGTGCTCAAAATAGAAACTGTCAAAGCCAGTGCGGAGAACACCAGCGTCATACGCGGAAACATCTTCATCAGCGGACCACCTGTTGCGTGAATTGGTTAAAAAATTTCTTGTCAGGCGCGCAACGCAACGCACCTGCCTGGGTAGGTCGTATGAGAATAGAGCGAAGCGGCCCCGATTTCAAAGCGCACGGCTATTGAAATAGTTTCGGATCGACCGTCCACTGGCCGAAATCGTTCTCGCCCGGCTTGACCGTCACGGTCACGAGGCCTTTTTTCCAGGTCTGTGGCGCGTCGCCTTGGGAGGCTGCCGTGACGTCGGTCGGGACTTCGTGCCACACATGAAACGTCCATTCACCGGCCGGGAGGTTTTTGATCGTAAAGCGGCCTTCCTTGTCGGTGACAGCCATATAGGGATGATCTTGAACGAGTAGCCAACCGGTCATCCAAGCGTGAATCGAACAACTGACCTTCGCCGGCGCCCGCTCGACACGGCGCGCCGAGCGGCGGTCTTCGGTTTCGGGGGGAGAAACAGCGTTAAACGGCAGATTCCGCTTCAAATACGCAGCTGTGTTATGCGCGATCTTGTCGTCATTTTTAATCAACAATATTTGCGTGGTTCGCAGCGTTGTTACGTGTGGCACGAATCGACAATCCTTGTTGGCCAACAAGACATCCGCCTTGGCCGATTCGGCATACGACTCATGAATCGGCGGCGTCTTACGTCGCGGCATTTCTAGCCAGATCACGACGTTGGCGATGCCGCGACTCTCTTTATCGACCCGTAGTTGCTCTGAATGCAGATCGAACGGCCCGCAGAATTCGGCGTCCTTGTTGAGTTCCAATGCTTCGGCCACCGGCGGTTCACCACCGTAAACGAATTGCCCGCTCAGGTCGCCCCATGCGTCGGCTGCATCATCTGCGGAAACCGTGCTCACCAGATCGCCGTGCGGAGAGCCAGTCCATCCGGCACAACAAAATGTGCCCACGACCAAAATGAAACCAATTGCCTTTGAGCCTGACATAACTAACGACACCTCGAATCAAGTTGACAACCGACAAAAGAATACGGTGTTATTTGATTGTATCGAACTTGGCGTCAGGAGGATACGAACGGCGGTGAGGTTACGGTTTGACACTGGTGCCATCCGCGCGGCGATAATTGCCCCAGAACATGTCAAACGGCGGGGCGTCGGTGATCGGAAACTTCGCTGCTAATGTTTCGTCGATGTCGATCCCCAGTCCGGGACCATCATTCACATCGTAATATCCATCACGCAATTCCGGGCAGCCGGGGAACACATCTTGCTCGGCTTGGTTGAATTCGTGGGCTTCTTGAATGCCAAAATTCGGGACAGCCAAATCCAGGTGGATATTGGCCGCATGCCCGACCGGCGAGACATCCCCCGGCCCATGCCAAGCGGTCCGCACGCCAAACAGCTCACACATGGCGGCCATTTTGCGGGCGGGGGTCAGTCCCCCGATTTGCGAAATGTGCACGCGCATAAAATCGATCAGTCGCCCGCTCACCAACGGTATCCATTCATGCGGATTGTTGAATAACTCTCCCATGGCAAGCGGGGTGCTGCTTTGTTGCCGCAACTGCGAGAAATAACCGGCATCCTCCGGACTAAACGGGTCTTCCAAATAGAACAAACGATGTTGCTCCAAATCTTTGGCCAGTCCCATCGCCAATATCGGCGGTACGCGTTCGTGCACGTCGTGAATCAATTCCACTTCGTCGCCCAGTTGATTCCGCAGATGCTCAAACAATCGCGGAATCGCCCGGACGTAGGGGCGTGGTTCCCAGATTTCGGTGCGGCGATTTTCGGGAACATCATCTGCACCTGTCGTCTCTCCACTGCCATAGGTCCCCATGCCGGGAATCGCGACCTGCGCCCGCACATGGCGGTAACCCGCCTGTAGAAATCCGCGGACTTGGTCCTCGACCTCTTGGAAATCACTGCCCGAGGCATGCCGATACGTATCGACAGCAGAGCGGCATTTGCCCCCCAGCAGTTGATAGACGGGCACTCCGGCGACTTTCCCCAGGATATCCCACAGCGCCATGTCGACACCGCTGAGGGCATTGTTCAGCACCGGACCATTCCGCCAATAGGAACTGACAAACGCCGACTGCCAGATGTCTTCGATGTCGAGCGGATTCTTACCGAGCAAGAACGGCCGCAAATACTCATCGACCGCCGTCTGCACGACCCGCGCACGTTGAGTAAAGGTCGCGCAGCCCAGTCCGTACAACCCCGGTTGGTCGGTCAGCACTTTGACCACGACCAGCCGAATCCCCGCCGGAGCAGTGAGGATCGTTTTCACATCGGTGATTTTCAACGGCACGCCCCTTTGGATCGATTGACATTCACAATCACTTCGACTTCGTTCGATAGACCGGTTTCAACCGCGGGATGCCGACCTCGTCGGCCACCTTCAGCATTGCTGCCAGTTCGTCGACCAAGGGAAACTGGACGCCACTTTCAAACAACTGCTGCACGACCTCCGCATCGTTAACACAACAATAATTGATCCGCACGTGGTGCATCGTGAGTTTTTGCGTGTGGTCGGGAGAAACGGTTTTCCCTCGCAGTAATTGAATAAAGCCCGCCCCCATGGCGATCGTTTCATCGACGTACTGCAGGTTATTGCCTTGACGCTCCATATTGCAGATTAAAATTTCCTCATCAACCTGACGGGCGGCTTGGGCGGCTTTTTTGTTGCAGGCCAATAATGCCTGATGCTGCCGCTCGTGAGCGATGATTCGTCGCGTCGTCTTCTCGGCCAATTCCGCATTCCCTTTCAGGTGCACGTTCAGCCAGATATTCTCCGGCATGATCTTCAAGGCTTCATCAAGCGTCGGGATTCGTTCTCCGGCAAACTCAGCCGACTTCCAACTTCCCGCGTCCAGTTTCTTGAGTTCCGCCAGCGTAAAGTCCCCCACCGGGCCGCTGCCGTCGGTGGTGCGATCGAGCGTGGGGTCGTGCAGCAACACCAGCTGTCCGTCCTTGGTGAGCGCCACATCGAATTCGATCATTTGCGCCCCCAATCGAATCGCCTCGCGAAACGCCGCCAACGTGTTCTCCGGATGCGTATTGCTCGCCCCGCGATGTGCGCAAATCCCCCGCTGCGGCATGTCAACGCCCTGGGGAGACTCGGCAAACGATCTACAAACCCCCGTTGTGGCGATGGCGAGTGCACTGAAAAACAATAGAAAAAACGGCTGTCGCATGGTTGGCCTTTCTGCCTACGTAGGAATTCCCTGAAAGCGGAGTGGATGAACGGGGGAGGATTACACTAACATCAATAACGGGGCGGTCGCCGCCATTCAAGATTCCTCTCGATCCATCGAAACCCTCCATGTCCGATCCTCCTGCCAGACCACAGGCACTACCACCGCGTCTCTCTTGGGCGCTCGGCATGGTTATTGGCGGCACGTTGGCCTATTGCATCGGCTTGCAGATGCTGCTTGAGGATCAATCGCTTTCCTCCAATATGATCAGTTCCGGCCTGTGGCGAAAGGTCGTCAGCATTTTTGGCGGCGAAGTCAAAGCCAATCCCGCCGCCAATGCACTCACAGCGGTCGTTCCCTTTTTCCGTTTGCTGCTGATCAATGGCACGGCGAGCGTTGTTACGTGGCTGGCTGGGGCGTTCTGGTTGAGTCGCAAACGCGGCGAAGAATACGTCGATTCGCTCGCCTATTGGGGCTGGCGAGGCTGGCCGTGGTTGTTGCTGCCGTTTGTCTGGCAAATCCTGTGGCTGATCTCCCTGGGTGGCACGTGGAATCCATTCGTCACCGCCAGCACGCCCTTCTGGTTGGCAATCAGCTGCGCCGGTTGGGGGGCCACATTTTTCACATTGGCTTTGCCGCGACAAGATTCCCAAACCATCGACGCCACTCCACCGCAGCGCGTTCCCTGGGCATTGTGGTTGGGAATCGCACTGTTCGTCGGCTGTTTCTTCGCCATGAACCGGCAACTGTATTACGGGCTGCAAACGCCACACGGCGATTCAGCGATGTACGAAGAGCATCTTTGGAATCTCACGCACGGCAAAGGCTTTCGCAGCTTTCTGGATTACAACACCGAGCGGCAGCCGCCGGAGTTTCGTCTGTTTTTGGGCGAGCATATCCAAGTCGTGCATGTGTTGTTGTTGCCGGTGTATCTCATCTGGCGTTCGCATCTGACGTTAGAGTTGTGCGAAACCATTGCCTTGGCCAGCGGGGCGTTGGCGGTATTTTTCATCGGGCGGCGACATTCCGGTTCGCGCCGTGGTGCCGCCCTGCTCGCCGGCGCGTACCTGCTCTATTTTCCGCTGCATTTTTTGGATATCGAAATCGACTTCAAAACGTTCCGCCCGATTTGTTTCGGCGTACCGGCGATACTTTTTGCGCTTGATCAATGGGAGCGCGGGCGTGTTAAGACGATGCTGTTGTTACTCGCCGTTGCTCTTTCGGCCAAAGAAGACTACGCGATGATTCTCGCCCCGCTGGGGATATGGATCGCCCTACACCGGCAGGCGGAGGCGGACCATCCTCTCCCGCGCAAACGGCTCTGGTGGCTGGGAGGATGTATGGCACTGTTTGGAGTGCTATATTTGATGTTGGTGATCAAATTCGCCATCCCCTACTTTCGGGGCGGCGATGTGCATTACGTGCGTTATTTCCCCGAAGATCTGGGCGCAACGCCCGGCGAAATGGTGCGCAATGTCTTTATCCATCCACTGCGAGTGGCCGGGTATCTGTTCACGCCGGGCAATTTGCTGTTCGCGCTGTATTTGTTGTTGCCGCTCGGCGGATTGCCGTTATTGTCTCCCACGCGGTTGGCGGTGGCGGCTCCGTTGTTTGGTGTGCTGTGCCTGAATCAACTTGCCCGTGATACGCAACACCACTTCCATGCGCCGTTGATACCGATTCTTTTCTGGGCAGCGGCCGCATCGCTGACGACCACTGCACGATTTCGGCCGCGGTGGGCATTCGCCTGCGCGTTGTGTACGGGATTGTTTTTCAGTGTCGGGCCGACGGGAATCGCATTTTGGGACCCCGCATCCGCCTATTATTGGGAGCGCTGGTACGTGCCGGGTGAACGGGCTGAGAAATTCGCGGAAGTGATCGAGCAAATCCCCGCCGAATCAAAAGTCGCCTCGACCGATTTCGTGCATCCACGCTTCACGCATTACGCGCGGTCGTATGACTACAGCGACTACCGCCCCGTCGTCCCGGATGACACGGATTACATCGTGATTGATACGCGGCATCGCTACAGCAACATCAAGCTGCCGAGTGAGGTCAAGGAATTTCGCGACAATCCGCAAACCTGGGAATTGTTACCTGATCGCACTGACGGTTACTTCATCGTGCTGCGTCGCCGCCGCTGACAGGCCGGTCATTCAACCTCGCTCGCTCAAAACCACTTCTCTTTGTCGGCCGGGGTCAAGAACTCTTCACCGTTGATGTAACGGCGAATATTCTCCAACAATGTTTCGGTATGTCGTTCGGCGATGCGCGGCGAGGCGGCCGCGACGTGCGGCGTGATGAGTACGTTTTCCATGCCCCACAGCGGATGGTCGGCGGGGAGCGGTTCGACTTCAAACACGTCCAGTGCTGCGCCGGCAATCTGTCCTGCCTCGAGTGCGGTGGTCAGCGCCCCCAAGTCGACAATCGCACCGCGTCCAATATTAATCAGATAGGCCGAGTCTCGCATTTGCTGAAGCTGTTCGGTCGAGAAAAGTTTTTCTGTCTCCGGCGTGTGCGGGGCGGCGATTACCACAAAATCACTGGAGGCCAACAGGTCGGGAAGTTGGCGGATCGGCCATATTTCCGGCAGGACATCGGGGATCTCACGGCGGACCGGATCGACGCCCAGCACATGCATGCCAAAGGCGCGGGCCCGGCAAGCGATTTCACCACCGATGCTCCCCACGCCGACAATCCCCAGCGTGCAATCAGCCAGATGCAGTGCGCCGCGGTCAATGGCATTGACTTGCCCCGGCCCGTTCACAAAATCGGCCCGGGCTTCTTCTCCACCGACCGGTGCCCACCGAGATTGCATTTGTTGCCGCAAATAAATATGGGAATTGCGCGCGAACATCAGCACGTAGCCGAGCACGTGATCGGCGATGACGTCGTAAAACAAGCCCCGCATATTTGTCAACTGGCAAGGATGCGCGACCAATTCTGGAAAGAGGTAATGCTCCAAACTAGCGGTCGGTGACTGCACCCAGTCCAACTGCTTTGCACGTGCCAACAGTTGTGGTGTCAGCTTTCCGAAGAACGCGGTTGCCTCGACGATTGCTTCGTCGGCGGTCGCTTGATCGGCTGCATTCACAACAACCATGTCTTGCGCCGCATCCTGAATTCGTTGCAGACGCAGATCGTCGACGGGCGGAAAGATGACAAGTTTTTTCATAGCGTATCGGTTCTGGTTGAGGCGTCAAAGCATTGCGTAATCACAAGCGCCGCGACTTAGTTTTGAGATTGAAATTTCACAGTTGTCCGGTCGGGTTCATTCCGTTCTCTACTTCGCAGCTTTGGTAATATGATACCACGTCACGTGGCTGTTGTTTCATCACTTGGGTGCGCGCAAACGTAATTTGTCAAGTATCGATTCCTAAAAATACAAAGACTTTTTTCATCCATAATCCGACGTTTTGGAGCTTGCTCTTCCGAGGACTGTTCGACAAAATGGGACACCAACGCATGACGTTCGATGCGTGTTTTCTGATTTCTTCTTTCGACTCTTATTCAGATTCAAGAGGCTGGTTGATGCAAGTCATCTCACGTGCTGAAAGCGAATCGATTCAGTTTGGCAAAAACTTGACCTTAACCGTGGTGGAGATCACCGACGAATACGTCCGCTTGGGCATGACTTCCACGGATGGCGAACTGAACTACTGGGAAGAGATCCTGTACCTGCAAACACAAGAGGCGGAATTGCAGCTCAATTAACACTTTGTGAGACAGCTCGAAATGACGCGTCCCTCTGCTGACCGGTATTACTCATGGAAGCTGTGCGTATCGTCAGGAAACGAATTGTCACGAGTTTCCTGAATGTAATTCCGCACCGATGAGTCGACAATGCTTCGCAGGTCCGCGTACTTTTTGAGAAATTTTGGTGCGAATCCGGGGGTTAACCCCAGCATGTCGTTGGTCACCAAAACCTGCCCATCGCAATCCGGGCCGGCGCCAATGCCGATTGTGGGAATCGTCAACGTGGCTGTGATTTCAGCGGCAATTTCCCGTGGAACGCACTCCAAAACAATCGCAAAAGCTCCCGCATCTTGCGCTGCTAAGGCATCGTTCAGCAACGGTTGTTTGTCACGCTGCACCTTGTAGCCGCCAATTGAGAGTACGGATTGTGGTTTGAGCCCGACGTGAGCCATCACCGGCACATCAGCGCCCGTCAATTTTGCGATGGTGCCCGCCTGGTTGACCCCCCCCTCGAGCTTGACTGCTGCTGCGCCTGTTTCTTTGATCAACCGTCCGGCGTTTTCCAACGCTTGTTCGGGGCTGACATGAAACGACATGAACGGCATGTCCACGATGACCAACGCCTGCTTGACCGCGCGGACAACCATCTCCGCATGGTAGATCATCTGCTCGACCGTGACCCGTAATGTGGAATTCCGGCCTTGGACCACCATGCCCAGCGTGTCGCCGACAAGAATGGCATCGATGCCAATTTCATCCAAGAGCTGTGCCCACGTGAAGTCGTACGCCGTCAACACCGTGAGCTTACGGCCCTGTTGTTTTGCCGCTGAAAATTGAGGTACGGTCCAAGGGGAAGCGGGCTGTCCGCCGTTGTCAGCATCTGTAGTCATCGGGTCGCGTCTTTTTTATCTTGGGTGATCTCAAAATCCATCCGTCGCGGCGATTCCCGGGGGATTCATGTCGCCACATGGAAAATGATTGCCGTCGGCACTCAACCCGTGTATCCTAACGAACGAGGTCTCCGAAGTCACATAGGTTCGCCATGCCCGCTTCAGCAGGCTAGCAGACCTGTTTATTATCACATCAGGAGCACAGATGATGCTGCGATCCCATAACCTAGGGCAGGCGATGCGGTACAGCGCAATCGCGGTCGGATTGGTCGCACTAGCACTGTTGGCTGCAGAGTCGGCGTTTGCTCAAGATAAGACCACAAAGCCCGATCCAGCAAATACGCTGGCTGGAAAAATAAAATCCGTCGAGAAAAAAGGCCGCACGCTGGTGTTGTCGATCGAGACGGAGAACGGGGAAACCGTCGAGCAACTGCTCACAACGCGTACGCCCTTAATGATCAAGGGAGCCGGGGATTCTGGCTTTCTACGACCCGGGGCGGTCGTCTACACGAAGGCTTACCAAAGCAAAGATAAGAAGTTGTTCGGCAAGGAATTCAAAGTCTACTTGGATGGCTCGCGGTTTCGCGGTGTCAAAAAGGGCAAGACTGCTGAGGTCCTCGAGGTGATGGGGGTGATCGCTCAGCTGGATAAAGAGCAGATGACAATCAACGTTGGACGCGGTGGTCCGGGCATCGTGCAGTTGGAGGAAGGCTATAAGGTCAATATCGAATCGGCTAACCACGCATTGATTGTTCCGGGAGCGGATGTCGTGTTGACTGGTAGGCCAACTCGTGGTCGTTTTAAGGCGACTGCTGTCGAGATCAATCTGGAGAAGCCGTTGAACGCCGAAAAGTATTTTGCGACTCAGGAGAATGGCTCCAAGCGCGGCCGCAAACGTTCACGCGGGGCATCCACCGCCTCGAAGTCGGACAAGAAATCAGAAGGGGATTCGGTCGCCAATCCGTTCGCTGAGATCGACAAAAAAGAGAAAAAGTAGCTCGACAGATCCGACTGAGCACAGGGTATGTGCACAAAGCAGCGGGCACAGGGGGGTTGGGGCGTGTGTTGCGATACAATGCAAATGGCGCAAAATGATACGCTCGATTCCGCCCGGTGTTTTATTATGGGACGATCCTTGCCGGTGCCCGTATCCACAGTCGCGTTCACCCAGGATATATGTCTTTTGAGTATGATGACTTACGTCCATTGACTCAAAACGGTGCGATTTGGCATCATTAATGCTTTATATAATCACCGCCGTGGTGGTAAGCGTTGGCCCGCACTTCCGCCATTGGTACACTGGAAAACGTTCCGCACCTTGTTGTGCGGAACGTTTTCTTTTTCTTTGTGCCTTCAAATCTTGTCCGGAAATCTCGTAGCCGGGTGAGCTATTGAT
Coding sequences within it:
- a CDS encoding PQQ-dependent sugar dehydrogenase — translated: MKMFPRMTLVFSALALTVSILSTTGRAAEIDESPLAIRATQAFIDLEFRRPIVMTYAGDGSDRVFVAEQEGVIRVFKNDQDATESSPFLDIESKVVYKDNQNEEGLLGFAFHPKYKENGHLFVYYTTTDAPHTSVVSRFTVSADNPQQVDPKTEVEILRIPQPFWNHNGGTIAFGPDGYLYIALGDGGAGNDPMGNGQNLKTWLGSILRIDVDHKSNGKNYSIPKDNPFVKTPGARPEIYAYGVRNIWRLSFDRKTGLCWAADVGQDIWEEIDIIVKGGNYGWNLREGKHKFGPNGVGPRKDLIEPIWEYHHDIGKSITGGQVYRGKKFPELVGSYLYADYVSGRIWALKYDADKKVVTANRSISWPEGVDPLPVMSFGEDEQGEAYMLTPSGHIFGFEKAE
- a CDS encoding enolase C-terminal domain-like protein produces the protein MPLKITDVKTILTAPAGIRLVVVKVLTDQPGLYGLGCATFTQRARVVQTAVDEYLRPFLLGKNPLDIEDIWQSAFVSSYWRNGPVLNNALSGVDMALWDILGKVAGVPVYQLLGGKCRSAVDTYRHASGSDFQEVEDQVRGFLQAGYRHVRAQVAIPGMGTYGSGETTGADDVPENRRTEIWEPRPYVRAIPRLFEHLRNQLGDEVELIHDVHERVPPILAMGLAKDLEQHRLFYLEDPFSPEDAGYFSQLRQQSSTPLAMGELFNNPHEWIPLVSGRLIDFMRVHISQIGGLTPARKMAAMCELFGVRTAWHGPGDVSPVGHAANIHLDLAVPNFGIQEAHEFNQAEQDVFPGCPELRDGYYDVNDGPGLGIDIDETLAAKFPITDAPPFDMFWGNYRRADGTSVKP
- a CDS encoding D-2-hydroxyacid dehydrogenase — protein: MKKLVIFPPVDDLRLQRIQDAAQDMVVVNAADQATADEAIVEATAFFGKLTPQLLARAKQLDWVQSPTASLEHYLFPELVAHPCQLTNMRGLFYDVIADHVLGYVLMFARNSHIYLRQQMQSRWAPVGGEEARADFVNGPGQVNAIDRGALHLADCTLGIVGVGSIGGEIACRARAFGMHVLGVDPVRREIPDVLPEIWPIRQLPDLLASSDFVVIAAPHTPETEKLFSTEQLQQMRDSAYLINIGRGAIVDLGALTTALEAGQIAGAALDVFEVEPLPADHPLWGMENVLITPHVAAASPRIAERHTETLLENIRRYINGEEFLTPADKEKWF
- a CDS encoding carbon storage regulator translates to MQVISRAESESIQFGKNLTLTVVEITDEYVRLGMTSTDGELNYWEEILYLQTQEAELQLN
- a CDS encoding DUF2079 domain-containing protein; translation: MSDPPARPQALPPRLSWALGMVIGGTLAYCIGLQMLLEDQSLSSNMISSGLWRKVVSIFGGEVKANPAANALTAVVPFFRLLLINGTASVVTWLAGAFWLSRKRGEEYVDSLAYWGWRGWPWLLLPFVWQILWLISLGGTWNPFVTASTPFWLAISCAGWGATFFTLALPRQDSQTIDATPPQRVPWALWLGIALFVGCFFAMNRQLYYGLQTPHGDSAMYEEHLWNLTHGKGFRSFLDYNTERQPPEFRLFLGEHIQVVHVLLLPVYLIWRSHLTLELCETIALASGALAVFFIGRRHSGSRRGAALLAGAYLLYFPLHFLDIEIDFKTFRPICFGVPAILFALDQWERGRVKTMLLLLAVALSAKEDYAMILAPLGIWIALHRQAEADHPLPRKRLWWLGGCMALFGVLYLMLVIKFAIPYFRGGDVHYVRYFPEDLGATPGEMVRNVFIHPLRVAGYLFTPGNLLFALYLLLPLGGLPLLSPTRLAVAAPLFGVLCLNQLARDTQHHFHAPLIPILFWAAAASLTTTARFRPRWAFACALCTGLFFSVGPTGIAFWDPASAYYWERWYVPGERAEKFAEVIEQIPAESKVASTDFVHPRFTHYARSYDYSDYRPVVPDDTDYIVIDTRHRYSNIKLPSEVKEFRDNPQTWELLPDRTDGYFIVLRRRR
- a CDS encoding glycerophosphodiester phosphodiesterase — protein: MRQPFFLLFFSALAIATTGVCRSFAESPQGVDMPQRGICAHRGASNTHPENTLAAFREAIRLGAQMIEFDVALTKDGQLVLLHDPTLDRTTDGSGPVGDFTLAELKKLDAGSWKSAEFAGERIPTLDEALKIMPENIWLNVHLKGNAELAEKTTRRIIAHERQHQALLACNKKAAQAARQVDEEILICNMERQGNNLQYVDETIAMGAGFIQLLRGKTVSPDHTQKLTMHHVRINYCCVNDAEVVQQLFESGVQFPLVDELAAMLKVADEVGIPRLKPVYRTKSK
- the panB gene encoding 3-methyl-2-oxobutanoate hydroxymethyltransferase, producing MTTDADNGGQPASPWTVPQFSAAKQQGRKLTVLTAYDFTWAQLLDEIGIDAILVGDTLGMVVQGRNSTLRVTVEQMIYHAEMVVRAVKQALVIVDMPFMSFHVSPEQALENAGRLIKETGAAAVKLEGGVNQAGTIAKLTGADVPVMAHVGLKPQSVLSIGGYKVQRDKQPLLNDALAAQDAGAFAIVLECVPREIAAEITATLTIPTIGIGAGPDCDGQVLVTNDMLGLTPGFAPKFLKKYADLRSIVDSSVRNYIQETRDNSFPDDTHSFHE